In the Candidatus Saccharimonas aalborgensis genome, one interval contains:
- a CDS encoding ABC transporter ATP-binding protein, giving the protein MDAIVASGLLVSRNNQKIIHNVTFSIPPGKLIGLVGPSGSGKTTLMRVIVGVQRYRGSLMVFGIPAGNALLRSRIGYATQAPAVYGDLTVEQNLRYFARVSGAHAHEVERVLKEVDMTRYRKRLVDNLSGGQRARVNLAVALIGNPDLLVLDEPTVGLDPILRNDLWQLFDKLAKKGKTLLISSHVMDEAERCDELVLLRAGEMLWNDSKKALLVRTKKSTVGDAFVAMIEEQK; this is encoded by the coding sequence ATGGATGCAATAGTTGCTAGCGGTCTGCTGGTCAGTCGAAATAATCAGAAAATTATTCATAATGTAACCTTCTCTATTCCCCCGGGTAAACTCATTGGTCTTGTGGGACCAAGTGGCAGCGGCAAAACAACCCTGATGAGAGTGATAGTTGGTGTTCAGCGGTATCGGGGATCTCTCATGGTATTTGGTATTCCTGCTGGGAATGCGTTACTACGATCAAGGATTGGCTATGCGACGCAAGCCCCTGCAGTATATGGTGATCTCACGGTTGAACAGAACCTGCGCTATTTTGCGCGGGTGAGTGGTGCTCATGCGCATGAGGTTGAGCGTGTGCTTAAAGAGGTAGATATGACACGCTATCGCAAACGTCTTGTCGACAATTTGTCAGGTGGGCAGCGGGCTCGTGTAAACTTAGCAGTCGCATTGATCGGTAATCCCGATCTTCTCGTCCTTGATGAACCAACCGTTGGCCTGGACCCCATTTTAAGAAACGATCTGTGGCAGTTGTTTGATAAACTCGCCAAAAAGGGAAAGACACTTCTCATTTCGAGTCATGTCATGGATGAGGCAGAACGCTGCGATGAGTTAGTCTTATTGCGGGCAGGCGAAATGCTATGGAACGATAGCAAAAAAGCACTTCTCGTCAGAACAAAAAAATCGACCGTTGGCGACGCCTTTGTCGCAATGATTGAGGAGCAAAAATGA